The following proteins are encoded in a genomic region of Salinicoccus sp. RF5:
- a CDS encoding ParB/RepB/Spo0J family partition protein, with protein sequence MARQKGLGKSLGKGLDALFSSGKEGEAIIELKISEIRRNPYQPRMEFNEDKLRELADSIETHGVIQPIVVRKAVKGYDIVAGERRFRACRMLGRETIPAIVKEMTDTEMMELAIIENLQRENLNPLEEAMSYRQLMTTLNITQNEVAARLGKSRPYIANMLRLLNLPNAIRQMINDDLLSGAHGRTLLALKDPIQMEGAAKRAIDEGMSVRTLETYVKSLQEAPAKRKKKQDKPKFIEKHETMLKEHFGTAVEIRKKRKKGTISFEFRNEEEFKRLISMLEDK encoded by the coding sequence ATGGCAAGGCAAAAAGGACTGGGAAAGAGTCTCGGAAAGGGACTGGATGCTCTATTTTCCAGCGGCAAGGAAGGTGAGGCGATCATCGAACTCAAAATTTCCGAAATCAGAAGGAACCCCTATCAGCCCCGTATGGAGTTCAATGAGGATAAGCTCAGGGAACTGGCCGATTCCATTGAGACACATGGCGTAATCCAGCCCATCGTGGTGAGGAAAGCCGTCAAGGGCTACGATATCGTGGCAGGGGAGAGAAGATTCAGGGCGTGCAGAATGCTCGGCAGGGAAACCATACCGGCAATCGTCAAGGAGATGACGGATACCGAAATGATGGAGCTTGCCATCATTGAAAACCTGCAGCGTGAGAACCTCAATCCGTTGGAAGAGGCGATGAGCTATCGCCAACTGATGACGACTTTGAACATCACCCAGAATGAAGTGGCAGCGCGGCTGGGGAAATCACGGCCCTACATCGCTAATATGCTGAGGCTGCTCAATCTGCCGAATGCCATCAGACAGATGATCAATGACGATCTGCTCTCCGGTGCACACGGCAGGACACTTCTGGCGCTCAAGGACCCCATCCAGATGGAAGGTGCAGCAAAACGTGCCATCGATGAAGGAATGAGTGTCCGTACACTTGAGACCTATGTCAAAAGCCTGCAGGAAGCACCTGCCAAAAGAAAGAAGAAGCAGGACAAGCCGAAGTTCATAGAGAAGCATGAGACGATGCTCAAGGAACATTTCGGAACGGCAGTGGAAATAAGGAAGAAGCGCAAAAAGGGCACAATATCATTCGAGTTCAGGAATGAAGAAGAGTTCAAAAGGCTCATCTCCATGCTGGAAGACAAGTAA
- a CDS encoding ParB/RepB/Spo0J family partition protein: protein MKKPFSRLFGLIDKSEDQQENVSLQHLPMENIVPNRYQPRTAFDRERIRELADSIAEHGLLQPITVRPIEEGMFEIIAGERRFRALKMLNREEAEVIVKYLTDTESAAIALIENIQRENLSSIEEAKAYKKLLKMDGITQKNLAQNLGKSQSFIANKLRLLKLSDEVIEALQKQEITERHARSLLSLEDSGQEEMLEDIRKQKMTVKETEHAVRKKLKHVNDELDFDEDMSFILNDLNREVDRLKDKGFNVSYESADEDAFHEVTIKIYR, encoded by the coding sequence GTGAAAAAACCATTTTCAAGACTTTTCGGCTTGATAGACAAAAGTGAAGATCAGCAGGAGAATGTCTCCCTGCAGCACTTGCCGATGGAAAACATCGTCCCAAACCGCTATCAGCCAAGGACGGCATTCGACCGGGAACGGATCAGGGAACTGGCCGATTCCATCGCGGAGCATGGTCTCCTGCAGCCGATCACCGTCCGGCCGATAGAGGAGGGCATGTTTGAAATCATTGCAGGGGAGCGCAGGTTCAGGGCGCTGAAGATGCTCAACCGCGAAGAAGCGGAGGTCATCGTAAAATATCTGACGGATACGGAATCTGCGGCCATTGCACTGATAGAAAATATCCAGCGCGAGAACCTCTCCAGCATAGAAGAAGCGAAAGCCTATAAGAAGCTCCTCAAGATGGATGGCATCACCCAGAAGAACCTTGCACAGAATCTTGGCAAGAGCCAGTCATTCATCGCCAACAAGCTGCGTCTTCTTAAATTGTCCGATGAAGTCATTGAAGCGCTCCAGAAGCAGGAAATCACCGAGCGTCATGCAAGGTCGCTCCTCAGCCTGGAGGATTCAGGGCAGGAAGAGATGCTTGAAGACATCAGGAAGCAGAAGATGACGGTGAAGGAGACGGAGCATGCAGTCAGGAAGAAGCTGAAGCACGTCAATGATGAACTGGATTTTGATGAGGACATGTCCTTCATACTGAATGATCTCAACCGTGAAGTGGACAGGCTGAAGGACAAAGGATTCAACGTATCCTATGAGTCGGCTGATGAGGATGCTTTCCATGAAGTGACGATAAAGATCTATAGGTAG
- a CDS encoding mechanosensitive ion channel family protein encodes MLANILMTTTEELIMFIGEIMDNLRDPELWMGIASKLIQALILIIAAMILVRIANRMIDNFFKVKSKSRLKGSSKRNQTLINVLQNAATVFIWFVVIMMVLETFSLPVRTLLAGAGVVGLAIGFGAQSLVKDMITGFFIILENQFDKGDFVRVNTSGTTVAEGEVLSLGLRASKIQGWEGELFIIPNGTINEVVNFSRYNAISMLDMNVSVEEDLDAVEDILEQFFEARWQEEEMLVSKPEILGLQGIENGEAIIRIMLETQPMEHFGVTRRMRKAIKNHLEGKGIYISVPKMDIQDFDDKMAKDEGE; translated from the coding sequence GTGTTAGCGAATATACTGATGACAACAACTGAGGAGCTGATAATGTTCATCGGTGAAATCATGGATAATCTGAGGGATCCCGAGCTATGGATGGGTATCGCTTCAAAGCTGATACAGGCCCTCATACTGATCATTGCAGCGATGATTCTCGTCAGGATCGCCAACAGGATGATCGATAATTTCTTCAAGGTCAAATCGAAATCCCGGTTGAAAGGAAGCAGCAAGCGCAACCAGACGCTGATCAACGTGCTGCAGAATGCTGCGACGGTGTTCATATGGTTCGTCGTCATCATGATGGTGCTTGAAACGTTCAGCCTGCCCGTAAGGACGCTCCTTGCCGGTGCCGGGGTCGTCGGTCTGGCAATTGGTTTCGGGGCACAGAGCCTTGTGAAGGATATGATAACAGGATTTTTCATCATTCTGGAGAACCAGTTCGATAAGGGGGATTTCGTCAGGGTAAATACTTCCGGTACGACGGTTGCCGAAGGTGAAGTGCTGTCCCTCGGCCTCCGCGCCTCCAAGATCCAGGGATGGGAGGGTGAGCTCTTCATCATCCCGAACGGCACCATCAACGAAGTCGTCAATTTCTCCCGCTATAATGCGATATCCATGCTGGACATGAATGTGTCGGTCGAGGAGGATCTCGACGCAGTCGAGGATATATTGGAGCAGTTCTTTGAAGCCCGTTGGCAGGAAGAGGAGATGCTCGTCTCCAAACCTGAAATCCTTGGCCTGCAGGGCATAGAGAACGGTGAAGCCATCATCCGGATAATGCTCGAGACGCAGCCGATGGAGCACTTCGGTGTGACACGCCGCATGAGAAAAGCGATCAAGAATCATCTTGAAGGCAAAGGCATCTATATTTCCGTACCTAAGATGGACATACAGGACTTTGATGATAAAATGGCTAAAGATGAAGGTGAGTAA
- the mnmG gene encoding tRNA uridine-5-carboxymethylaminomethyl(34) synthesis enzyme MnmG, whose product MTDNIKYDVVVIGAGHAGVEAGLASARKGLKTLMLTINLDNIAFMPCNPSVGGPAKGIVVREVDALGGQMAKVIDRTHIQMRMLNTGKGPAVRALRAQADKVLYQQEMKRVLEDEPNLDILQGMVDEMIVEDGEVKGVKTNIGTIYEARAVIVTTGTFLRGEIILGDLKYSSGPNHQMPSVPLADQMKELGFDIVRFKTGTPPRVNSDSIDYSKTEIQPGDDVPRAFSFETTEFIMDQLPCWLTYTSENTHMIINDNLHLSAMYSGMVKGTGPRYCPSIEDKIVRFNDKPRHQIFLEPEGRSTKEVYVQGLSTSMPENVQREMLTSIPGLENARMMRAGYAIEYDALVPTQLWPTLETKKITNLYTAGQINGTSGYEEAAGQGLIAGINAASKLLGEEELVLSRSDAYIGVLIDDLVTKGTNEPYRLLTSRAEHRLLLRHDNADMRLTEIGHRIGLISNERLEAFETKKRHIEEEFERLKKIRIKPNAHTQAIVEERGGTPLKDGILAIDLLRRPEMDYASIMEILEEETTLTQEEYEQVEIQVKYDGYIKKSLMQVDKVKRMEKKKIPADIDYDAIHSLATEARDKLKTVKPLDIAQASRISGVNPADISILLVYIEQGSIQRVEA is encoded by the coding sequence ATGACAGATAATATTAAATATGATGTTGTTGTCATCGGTGCAGGCCATGCGGGCGTAGAAGCAGGACTCGCTTCTGCACGAAAAGGGCTGAAGACGCTGATGCTGACAATCAATTTGGATAATATAGCATTCATGCCCTGCAACCCTTCAGTAGGGGGACCAGCGAAAGGGATCGTCGTCCGTGAAGTGGATGCACTCGGTGGACAGATGGCAAAAGTGATCGACAGGACGCATATACAGATGCGCATGCTGAATACCGGCAAAGGACCGGCAGTCCGTGCCCTCAGGGCGCAGGCGGATAAAGTGCTCTATCAGCAGGAGATGAAGCGGGTGCTGGAGGATGAGCCGAACCTCGACATCCTTCAGGGCATGGTGGATGAAATGATCGTGGAAGACGGTGAAGTCAAGGGTGTCAAAACGAATATCGGCACCATTTACGAAGCGAGGGCCGTCATCGTCACGACAGGCACCTTCCTGCGCGGGGAAATCATCCTCGGCGACCTCAAATATTCCAGTGGGCCGAACCATCAGATGCCTTCAGTGCCGCTTGCAGACCAGATGAAGGAACTCGGCTTCGACATCGTCCGCTTCAAGACTGGAACACCGCCGCGGGTCAACTCGGACTCCATCGACTACTCCAAGACGGAGATACAGCCCGGGGACGATGTACCGCGCGCCTTCAGCTTCGAAACGACTGAATTCATCATGGATCAGCTGCCGTGCTGGCTGACCTACACTTCGGAAAATACGCATATGATCATCAATGACAACCTGCATCTATCCGCGATGTATTCCGGCATGGTCAAAGGTACAGGCCCACGCTACTGCCCATCCATCGAAGACAAGATCGTGCGCTTCAACGACAAGCCAAGGCACCAGATCTTCCTGGAACCGGAAGGCAGGAGTACAAAAGAGGTCTATGTACAGGGACTCTCCACAAGTATGCCCGAGAATGTACAGCGCGAGATGCTCACTTCCATCCCGGGACTTGAAAATGCCAGGATGATGCGTGCAGGCTACGCCATCGAATATGATGCACTCGTTCCGACGCAGCTGTGGCCGACACTTGAAACGAAGAAGATCACGAACCTCTACACTGCAGGCCAGATCAACGGTACCAGCGGGTATGAGGAAGCGGCCGGACAGGGGCTCATCGCAGGCATCAATGCAGCGAGCAAACTGCTCGGTGAAGAGGAACTTGTACTCAGCCGTTCCGATGCATATATCGGCGTCCTCATCGATGACCTTGTGACGAAAGGGACGAATGAACCATACAGGCTGCTGACTTCAAGGGCGGAACACCGTCTGCTGCTGCGTCACGACAATGCAGATATGCGCCTGACGGAAATCGGACATCGCATCGGGCTCATTTCAAACGAAAGGCTCGAAGCATTCGAGACCAAGAAACGGCATATCGAAGAGGAATTCGAGCGCCTGAAGAAGATCCGCATCAAGCCGAACGCCCATACGCAGGCCATCGTGGAGGAAAGGGGCGGAACACCGCTCAAAGATGGCATTCTGGCCATCGATCTGCTCAGACGTCCGGAGATGGACTATGCCTCCATCATGGAAATACTGGAAGAGGAAACGACGCTCACACAGGAAGAATATGAACAGGTGGAAATCCAGGTCAAGTATGACGGCTACATCAAGAAGTCGCTCATGCAGGTCGACAAGGTGAAGCGCATGGAGAAGAAGAAGATACCAGCGGATATCGACTATGATGCGATCCATTCCCTCGCAACAGAGGCAAGGGATAAGCTGAAGACCGTCAAACCGCTCGATATCGCCCAGGCTTCCAGAATTTCAGGGGTGAACCCTGCAGATATTTCCATCCTTCTCGTCTATATTGAACAGGGTAGCATCCAACGGGTGGAAGCATGA
- the rsmG gene encoding 16S rRNA (guanine(527)-N(7))-methyltransferase RsmG → MKEAQFIEALRRQGIILDDEQRAKFRRYFEMLVEWNGRVNLTAVTDEEGVYLKHFYDSLTPLFHVELPENASICDVGAGAGFPSIPLKILRPDLKVTIVDSLNKRILFLNELTAELDLDKIHLVHDRAETFAQGPQRHMFDIVTARAVAQLNVLAELCLPLVRTGGRFIVLKGRKGMEELEESQFALDLLGGELVETHSFTLPEEDSERHILEIAKRRKTPKKYPRKPGTPNKSPLKQ, encoded by the coding sequence ATGAAGGAAGCACAGTTCATAGAGGCCCTGCGTCGCCAGGGAATCATCCTGGATGACGAGCAGCGCGCCAAATTCAGAAGATATTTCGAGATGCTTGTAGAATGGAACGGCCGGGTCAATCTGACGGCCGTGACCGACGAGGAAGGGGTTTATCTGAAGCATTTCTACGATTCGCTGACGCCGCTCTTCCATGTGGAGCTCCCGGAGAATGCAAGCATCTGCGATGTAGGAGCGGGGGCGGGTTTCCCAAGCATCCCGCTCAAGATCTTGAGGCCCGACCTCAAAGTGACCATAGTGGATTCGCTGAATAAACGCATCCTCTTCCTGAACGAACTGACGGCAGAACTCGATCTGGATAAGATTCATCTGGTCCATGACCGCGCCGAGACATTTGCACAAGGGCCGCAGCGTCATATGTTCGATATCGTGACGGCCCGTGCAGTCGCCCAGCTGAACGTGCTGGCCGAGCTCTGTCTGCCGCTTGTCCGTACAGGAGGTCGCTTCATTGTATTGAAGGGCAGAAAAGGCATGGAAGAATTGGAAGAAAGCCAATTCGCCCTGGATCTCTTGGGAGGCGAGCTTGTGGAAACCCACAGCTTCACCCTCCCGGAGGAAGACAGTGAACGCCATATCCTCGAAATCGCGAAGAGAAGAAAAACACCCAAGAAGTATCCGCGCAAGCCGGGTACCCCAAACAAATCCCCATTAAAACAATAG